GCCAGTCCCTCCTCGCGGAGCCACCCGTCCTGGCAGCACCCTTGCCCGTTGAAGCGGCCCTGCCCCTTTGAAGACACGCGCTGAAGCGGCGTGAAAGCCGCGTCCCGGCGCCGTCGCGCGCATCACCGAAAACCTTTGGATCCACTGTTTCTTGGGCGGTGCATCCCGATGTTGCCGGTGATGCAGGTAGGGCGCGTCCGTCCCGGCGCGCCGCCGGAGCATGATGTTTTGCATCCCGTGGGCGGCGGGCTGGGACAGGCCCGCCCTACCAACAACATCGGGATACACGGTTTCTTGGGGGCGACGGCGAAAATGGCTTGCCCCGACCGGGGGCAAGGTTACAGTTTTTGCATCTCAGGAATTCAATCCACCCGGGTGGGTGGATTTTTCGTTTGGCACAGACGCGCAATGTCATCTTTTTGCTCCACGCGTGAAAGTTTTTAGCGGCACGTCGAATCCCGCCTTGGCCAAGGCGATTTGCAACTCCATCGGCATCGAGCTTGGCCGCTGCACCGTCGATGCTTTTCCGGATGGAGAAACCTTCGTCAAGATCGACGAAAACGTCCGGGGCCAGGACGTTTTCGTCGTACAGTCCACTAGTCCGCCCACCAACCATCACTTGATGGAGATGTTCATCATGATGGACGCCTTGCGAAGGGCCAGCGCGTCCCGCATCACGGCGGTCCTTCCCTTCTACGGATACGCCAGGCAGGACCGCAAAGATCAGCCGAGGGTCCCCATCACGGCCAAGCTCGTGGCCAATCTCCTCGTGGCCGCAGGGGCCAACCGGGTTCTGACGATGGACCTTCACGCCCAGCAGATCCAGGGCTTCTTTGACATCCCGGTGGACCATCTTTACGCCGCGCCAGTGATCTACGAATACTTAAAGTGGAAAAAGGTCCAAAAGATGGTCGTGGTCAGTCCCGATGTCGGTGGTTTGAAAATGGCGCATGCCTATTCCCAAACTTTGGGGGCGGAATTGGCCATTGTCGCCAAGCGCAGGAAAAGCGCGACGGAGGTGGAATCTATGACGGTGATCGGGGAGATTCGGGGCCGAAACGCCCTGTTGGTCGATGACATGACGGAGACCGCGGGGACTTTGACCGCGGCGGCGGCGTTGTTGAAGAAGCGGGGCGCGCGCTCGATTTTGGCCTGTGTTTCCCATGCCATCCTGAACGATTTGGGGGTGCAGAGGCTTCGGAAGTCCACTATTGACGAACTGATCACGACTGATACTGTTCTCCGCCCTTCGATCGACGGGGTGAAGATAACGACCCTATCCGTCGCGGGGCTCTTGGGTGAAGCCATCAAGCGGATTCACAGCAATTCATCTGTGACTTCGCTGTTCGAGTTCAAGGGCGGGCGCACCAGTTAGGGTGCGCTTTGATCTGTACCGTTTGAGTTATTTTGAGACATGAAATCAGTCAAGTTGCAGGCATTTCCGCGTAACGCGGTCCGTCGAAATCAGGTGAAGAAGCTTCGGGCGGCCTCGCGTGTTCCCGCGGTGATTTACGGCCGCCTAAACGAGCCCATGAACCTCGAGTTGAATCTGAAGGATTTCGAGGATCTGATTCACCACTCCCCTTCCGAGACGATTCTTGTCGACCTTTCCGTGCAGGAGGGCGCTGCGCAGACCCGGTTGGCGCTCGTTCAAGATATTCAGCATCATGTGCTCAGCGGCAAAGTGATGCATGTCGATTTTCATGAAGTGGCGGAGGACGAAAAAGTCACCATCACCGTTCCCCTGGAAACCACAGGGGAAGCTGTGGGTGTCAAAACGGGTGGCGGAGTGCTCGAGCACGTCGTGTTCAAGGTCAAGGTCAGAGCTCTGCCCAAGGACTTGCCGGAGTTGCTGGTGGTGGATGTCACCAGTCTCGAAGTCGGCAAATCCATTCACCTGGGAGAAATTCCGGCCCCCGCCGGGGTTGAGATTTTGGGCGACAAACATTTGTCCGTTCTAGCCGTGGCGGCTCCTCTGACAGAAGCCCAGGAAGCTGCGGCCACAGCGGCTGCGACCGAGGGCCCTGCCGAGCCCGAGATGATCAAAGAAAAGAAGGAAGACGCTGCCGCCGAAGCCAAGGGCGGGGACAAAGGCGGCGAGAAGAAAGCCGCGGAAAAGAAGAAGTAGAGAAGCTGATTGGGCGCTCATTGTGGCGCCCCGGCGGGAGTCGTCACGGAAACCGCCGCCATGGAT
This genomic interval from Verrucomicrobiota bacterium contains the following:
- a CDS encoding ribose-phosphate pyrophosphokinase, whose product is MKVFSGTSNPALAKAICNSIGIELGRCTVDAFPDGETFVKIDENVRGQDVFVVQSTSPPTNHHLMEMFIMMDALRRASASRITAVLPFYGYARQDRKDQPRVPITAKLVANLLVAAGANRVLTMDLHAQQIQGFFDIPVDHLYAAPVIYEYLKWKKVQKMVVVSPDVGGLKMAHAYSQTLGAELAIVAKRRKSATEVESMTVIGEIRGRNALLVDDMTETAGTLTAAAALLKKRGARSILACVSHAILNDLGVQRLRKSTIDELITTDTVLRPSIDGVKITTLSVAGLLGEAIKRIHSNSSVTSLFEFKGGRTS
- a CDS encoding 50S ribosomal protein L25, which encodes MKSVKLQAFPRNAVRRNQVKKLRAASRVPAVIYGRLNEPMNLELNLKDFEDLIHHSPSETILVDLSVQEGAAQTRLALVQDIQHHVLSGKVMHVDFHEVAEDEKVTITVPLETTGEAVGVKTGGGVLEHVVFKVKVRALPKDLPELLVVDVTSLEVGKSIHLGEIPAPAGVEILGDKHLSVLAVAAPLTEAQEAAATAAATEGPAEPEMIKEKKEDAAAEAKGGDKGGEKKAAEKKK